In Platichthys flesus chromosome 6, fPlaFle2.1, whole genome shotgun sequence, the genomic stretch TAAGCCTGTTATGGAATTTAAGAGTGAAATAGACAGTTTAGATTCAACAGTTctcatattaattatataataatgttttcacagagagaagtggagagacttgatgtggactgttatcaacagctctgtgggagattatcccCTTTGATaccttttcattgcttcttaataaaatatatttgattgaaCCAAACCGtgaccggctcttctcatatttgggATAAAAGAACATGCAACACATCTGTTATATTCTTTTTTGTGTGCTGAGCATTTTATACAGTCAGTCTACAGAGCAGAGGGAAGTTTATACTTTACATTCATCCTACTTGGTTTGTCTGCAAGGAATACTTTAGTCAATGACTTTAATAACATGAAACTGAATTAGCTTTATTATGTtgtgtattcgttagagtaaaacatgttgagataggcttaaaaacacaaagacaggcttACAATTATGGTGCTTGCCCTctggacactcagacattctcagagagtccaccagatgtttgtcttatttactttaccttttggggacgacctttgacctagggaatcATCTCTGACCAGTTAACAGATGGGCTCAAAAGGAATGTTCTTGACccgtgtgtcttcatgttcggacacaaaaatgtgcccttatttagtcagaaatcccatgtgggatgtgttttacctgaagtcatgggtggaaccaaactccctatatactgtgtataactgtgtgtaagaccccagcacgtcagattttcaccatttggctgtgtgatgtCTCCGATTCTCTAGAGCTCGTCCCGACCTGttatttcttgtaataaactttgttacactgaaactactgggtcctcggaatccttccttcatcatcaacaacttctacaacatcattgacctctcggctgcatcaaatatacgataattacttttaagattaagattaagatgcatttattagtcccaaacacatgcaaagacacacacaggcacactcatgcaggtagggaaatgtaatctctgcttttgtcccatctggtgcaggacacacagagcagtgagcgactatatacggcgctcgggagcagatgttgggggagtaaggtgccttgctcaggggcacaagactcttggatttttggacagatcaaaccaggttcgtcttttgttgtctctccgtggagtcgaaccagagacgaaccagagacttTCTCTGctcatagtccaagtttctgccactagaccaccgcctctcgcCATCACCCTATTCCTATGTGCGTGGATTATATACTAGTTTGAAAGATTAACTTACCTGTGACAAGTTTCTTTCTTAAACTCGTCACACAATCCTTAATGACAATTGCAAATATCTGTAGTTCTGCTTTTAACTATTCACAATGATAACTTACGTCGATATGAGTTGTAATTCGAGGCATCCCATTGTACTGCCAAGGCACCATCCAGAGGGTTAGATTGTTTCTTGACATTGATATTTAAATTAACCAGACTTTAAAGGGTTAGGAATTTAACACAACCCTGCCGCCCACACCTCTTTACATCAGTGTAAACCTTTATGACATGGGTAACTCTGGATTGAGGGGGATGTAAACAAAATGTGAGCTTTGATCATGCACCATACTAACCATGTTTATTTTTCCCATGTATTGATCTTGTTGAATCCTGTTCAACCTAACCTTTGTTGactgaatgaatcttggcctGTTGTCCTAAACTAAGGCATTGTTCATAATCAGAAGATCCTGATCTTGGCTTAAGAAACAACCTTGGGGGGAGGGGAACGAGCCAACAGCTTCCCATTGGGGTGAATTTTACAAACCAgattcaggggtaaactttgctgcagcagaatccaatacaattgaagtcaatgaaTGGTGTgtccttcttcagacgtaattaaacaacagaaaaaactaaaatgcgTCCATattgctcctgtggtgtcatccaagtgtcaacaagccccaacattcaaattcgtCTCGAAATGACATCATTTACACCacgtttttagcctaaatgtgtGCTGATATCTTCCTACGAGGTGCGTTCACGGACCCTCGGACACACTTTCATGTGGCTCGGGCCGCTAGCTTAGCTTCTTCCTATTTAGGCATAAAGGTGTTTTGTGAGCACTACGccaacccctccatcagcatcgTGGTCAGTAGATAATTAGTGAATTAAACTTTGCTATAACTATCCcttttaaatatcatttcatattttagCCAACAATTTTGCTGGACCATAGTTGCTAGTGATTGAAGATCTTTTCAATACACACAAATCGTTGGACCGTTCCTATCTCTGGTCTGAACCATGTTGCTGATTCTAGTTCCTCATTTACACAGAACTGCTTATCTTTTTCAGAAGAGGGGTATTCCACAGCCACCGATCTAGCAGTGTTTGGAAATAATGTTGACGCACATTGTTGAGCCAACCCTTTGTGCGGccttgtatgtttgttttttgcatatAAGGTAACAACTGAGGATTGGTATTTCCTGTACTACAGCCAAGTTTGATCCACACAAGTTATATAACTAGTCATAGAACACTTGTCATGTAGAGGTCAAGCTTTGAACTGAATTTACCTCATCCATTTACCCTCATTAAAGGGACAGTTcgcagaaaaatgaaaattccctcattaattactcaccactatgccgatcgaggggtgggtgaagtgtttgagttgaCAAAACACTTGAGGAGTTAAAGTGGTAAACAGCGTTTAGACCAGAGGAATTCTTCTTCAGATGTATGTAAACATCACAAAAAACATACCAtgctccatactgctcgtgttgTCTCATCTAAGTGTCGGCAAGCTacaacattcatattcgactcgaaacaaggtcatttacactgtgtatTAAGCCTAAATATAGGCTCCTCAAGTGTTACAGAGCTAGCATATGTAGGCACgcaattcaatatttttttgcaAGTGGATTTTCTGTATTTCCAAGTGGTGATACAAGGAACTCAAAGCATGGGATCCCAAGCTCCCAATGCATTCATCTTATGGaaatatttataacaataacacaGAGAGTCTGGCCTTTTTTAGAGTGTACAAATTACATGAGGTCATCCTAAAAACCTGTGTGGTGGACATTTATCTCAAGATGTGAAATATAGAGTTTCTCAGACTGGAATTGTCTTTGAGTTTTTAatagtaagctctgcagagggttACACGGTCAGCATGAATGCTCAGAGTGGAACCTCGAACAGTTGAAGAAGAAGGTTTGTATACATTGTGGTAAACAGGAACCAATGCAGACAGGAAACGTCTATTTTTGCTGCTGCAGAAAGAGGAATCAATCCATCACCCTTTCTTtcagtacattacatttagctgacgcttttgtccaaagtgtcTTACATTTCTAGTACACTTAACAATTAGGAGGGGCCACTTAGGGGTTCattatcttgccaaggacactttggcaggaagatggggaagagtggggtttgaactggcaaccttcatgctggagaacgcccgctctacccccttggccacaccgcccccagATCGACAGGATGGCATGAAATCTGAAGATGCATCAGCCACTGTCAGCAAGGCCATAACAGCAGATAAACATTGATCAGTggagtttttcattttcacctgAACAAGCGTATTGAGGCACATTACCGGTTAAAGCCGAAACATCCCACATGTTCCCATCAGCCCCTTCATCAAAGCTACGGCCCCAAAAACTATGAACCCACACTGACAAGGTGTTAGAAGGTGACTTTTCTGTGACTCTAACTTCTGGCTATCGCCTCCTATCAGCTGTGTTCCGACTGGTCATGTGCTGCGAGATCAAAAGCAGGGTGCATGCAGGCGGGCAGGTCGATAGGTGACTGACAGGTAGGCCGGTTAATCGTTTCATTCGGTCCGAGTtagattattattaaaatatcaacaaataaGATTAGAGTGTTTCTGAAACAACCCTAACTTCAAGACTAATTATACCAATAGGAGGAGTAGTAAAGGATTTTTCAGTCAGTATTGAGCACACACCCAGTGTATTCCTACGCAGGCGCACTGATGAGGGTTGTAGTTGGCTCAAAATGTGAAGTGAAATTCTGCTCAAGTGATGGTTGAGCCGTCCAAGACACACATCTGACAGAAAGGATCTACAAAGTGAGTCACAGGGTTCTCAGAGGGAAGATGGGcggatcttatataggaggaacAGGCTTGTTgtctgagccagttcagactggttctatAGGCGCAGTTTGAGACAGAAATCATAACAGTGAAActggttttcatttgtttacctTTGGAGATAGATAGAGTAGActgaaataaagtaatttaGAGAGTAAATAAGTTATAAAAAGGTCATAAAAGTTCAGATCATAAACAGTTCAGGTAATAAAAGAATATAAACAGGTTATTCATTTAACAGTGTGAATGCTAATGTCTTGTGGGCCATATGTTAAGGACCCTCTATTGAGCTAAAGCCCTCTGGACATGGCCACAATCTGAACCCAGACCTCCAGTGATCTGAGAGATGATAGCGAAAAATATCGActctctctgctcttgtttttatcattttaccACCACATGATATCTTGTGTTATATTTGTTCTCAGACATTGTCTTGCTTGAGCTCATACACTGCCTGGGTCACTAATGCACCACAGCATGAGGGAGGTGTGATGGAAAACTGAAAATACAAGAGGCTTGATTACCAAATTgtcattgtgtattttattaagagctttctgcagaaaggatgaACGCAGAGTCCCAGGATCTCAGAATGTTGGTTAATAAGTCATCTAAGGGTGTCAAGAGGCTCAGGgcacaaagtaaaacatttacttttccACAAAATGAAAAGGAGGAGATAGTAATCCGCTAAGTAGCAGTTTTTCGATAAATACCCCTACACCccttataaatatataactcaAAAGCAAATAGAAGAATATTGTTTGGGTGCTGGACTCATTTGTGCATCTCATGTGTTTGATTGTGCTGTGAGTCCGTCTGCAGATGATCAGTTACACTTATAGAAAGACATGTATGCCCTCTATAAAGTAACCTgagattaaaaaactaaatggacTGAAGGTTCTTGGCAAATATTGTGCTTCCTCTGTTGTATTTCTTATATCAATCAATAAAAATTGTAATGactaatcacaatttgtctcatagggcttaacaaggtggaACACCCCCCCGTCCCTACCCTCAACAAGATAACTTAAATCAAAATTATGTtacaaaatactaaaatattgacttgaaagacaaaaaaatattttgaacgAGAGGTGTGCTACAATTAATAGTCTTTATATACTGAGTGTGGTTTTTTCTtttgcctgaataatgcaaTATTCTAAAGATACTCTTGTAGTTGTATGAATATTTTCATGTATACTTGTTTCAAGGGCTCCTCATTCCATGTGCAGTGACATGATGAATATATGTTCCAGGAATCTTTTAGGAATGTGCAATTGGTCCCAGAGCGAAGGTCCATTggccggaggagagaggagaagtgtcAGGTTCAAGTTGAGCCAGAATTGAAGAGAACATCTAGTTATTGTCCAAGGTTGAGGAGGATTTCAAGGTCCGCTGACTtcttgaaaaaaggaaaacatttggtCCATCCAATCCTGAGAGGCCGACAGGAATTTCGTCCTGGGATCAGAGCGCTGCAAAATGATCCTGATTGCTTCTAAGTCCATTTCAGGATGTCAGATCAAACTTCACGTGTGCATGTAAGTGTTTGAGCCATGAGTTGTGTAGCTGTGCGCATCTGTGTTTCAAGCCCCCTTGTGAATATCCCGCTTGGACTCAGTAGAGCAAATACATTGGACAGGGCcaaacagtccctttaaattcaatcaagttggaccaaaatgcacacactcatagatatcagtcctgaAAGAAAGACTGACATTCTACATCAAGATCTTGACATTTTATTCTTGAGAGATTCATAAAATTGTTGCAatgtttaaaaagagaaatcctCATTTGTCCCCTAAATTGAAACTGCTCCTTAAGGTCCTGGGTTCTTTCTTGGAAAGTACCTCATCATGTAGTATTTTGTGAAATACTGTTAACATGGTGTTTGGGATAATGTTTTCACCATGTAGGTGTTTGCTTTTGCTCACTTGCTACAGCTGTTTCGGAATCAGACATGTGCGTTTTTGATTCACTTCCCAAAAGCCCAGGAAGGTTTACTGTTATTGTGCAAAGATAAAAGCAGCGGGTGTGTCTTCCATAGAATCAGGAGGTGAAATTATAGAAACCGGGAAACAGCAATAATATGATTAGGACAAACATGACGAGTCCAAGAAATGAAGGAATGGATGATCGTCTTTGATCAATAAATATTTGCTTTCTctgtcctttaaaaaaaatcatttcacaAGCCCATGTAATTCTCCGTtgtattttttcctcctcctggtaTGAGCTCACTGCCTTAGTCACCAATGCACCACAGCATGAGGAAGGCAAGAGCGAGGAGCGAGGTCCCGAGAAGGTCTCCCAGGGATGTGAGGTAGGGTATCGAGTAACTATCGGGGTCTTTCCGCCTCCGCCACAGCCAGTGGACCATACAGTCGGCTGtacacagcagagagaagacCTACGAGACAAGGAggatgagatttattttttacagcagGCCGCGGAGGGAAGCTGAACCCAGCCTCTGACTCACCTGAATCAGGGAAGCAGACAAGAAGGCGACCGTCAGGAGAGGACCTGGTATCCTGGGGTCTCCTTTCATTAGGTTGATAGTGTATAAGAAGAGAAACTGACCAGGGATGACCAAGACAAGCAGGATCCGGGCAGAGCGGTTGTTTGCTCCTGCCAAGACAAAGCTGAACATCAGATTTCACATGTTCATTTGAAAGGCCACTTATTTATTGACTAATTTCTACCTTTTATTAGTCTCATGCTGTTGTGTTTGACTGATGATGTGAGATCCCAACCATTTGCAAAGAGACACCATAAAGTTCAGGCTTCAAGAGGCCATGAAGTAAATGTCTCTGAGCAATAATCGTAAACCTAAAGTTgccatttaagataaacaatcTGGTCAATCTTCCACATGCACGTCTGCTCATGCATCAGCACTTCCACAAATTACCCATTACACGATCTATATATCTGTCTATGTATCTACTGCACTGGATTTTTCCATTCTGGATTCTCTAatctaattttttttaacatcatagtcaagaagttttgtttttttctaacttttacagtatgtgtgtagAGAGAAAGGGCAATTCAACAgctttaaagaccatttatcaCCTGAGCCAAAGAAGGTGCGACAAGGGTTGTAGCAGCCCCGTCGCTCCTCTGGAAGATCCCCAGGTGGGAAATTCAAATGCAGATAAGTAGACAACCGACTCGCCTGTATGGAGACAAGGTTTCCTCCAATTcctgagaagaaaagaaatatcGGGGGCAGGGGTCACCAGCTGTAACAGGTGATTTTACCTACTATTCGACAGCAAAGAGGGCCGCATTTATATGATCacaacatatttaaatgtgatgaCCGCCTTTGAAATCAAACTCGTGATAGCCTGGGCTCAATCTCACCTCTGGTctaaacaaaagagaaagacaaagccTGTGGAGGAACTCAACAACTGCATcgttcacacatgaacaatgaaGATCTGAGATACTTTTCTCATGCAGACAACTTCACAACATCATATACTACAATGACCCTAGTGAGGAACCACCAAATACAGTATGTACCATCCTTTAATCCATCCACCACTGATCCTTTGAGAGGATGACAATACATAGTGTAGGTTCAGAGGTGGACTATCATGATCGAATGAGTTTAAACCTGTatcattccacacacacacacacacacacaaacacaaagcagcccATTTAATGCACAATTTCAGAAGACAACTCACCATTTATGACTGGAGCATAAATTATTAGTCCTGCCAAGTTTGGATTTGACATAGATTTGTCTAGAATTAGTCCTCCAAtactaaaagaagaaaaacaaacaattttcaGAAGATCTTTATGATCAGTACATTATTGGCACTTTAACACATCAGCACCACGATATTCAGGTTTTGGTCTCTGTTTATAAACACTGATAACTGTGTCATGATAGAACCTCAATCTTTTCATCAATCATCAAAAGAGTGTTGTGATGATTGTAAGTTCATTTAAATTATAGGTTACGgttgtacacacacaaaaaagattAAAGCTGCAGGGGTTTATAAGGAAGAcggtgataaaaaaaatagcaaagaaataaaataacaatattgattaaaactttaaatttgtgtatttcaaataaataaatacaccaaGCTACAGAAATCTAAATGAAGAATTAGATAATAAAACAACTCTTAGTAACATGACGATTAAAGCCAGAGCCCTAATAGCTGGTAACATGTTCATTAAGGCTGAGCTTTAAACCCCTCAGcaagtgaaaatgtgtttatatcaGCATATCTAACCCTTTTTTCCCCAAGTCTTGACTCAGACCCTGATGTCAGTTTAATTAACACATGTGTAGTGTAGCCTTGTATGTGAATATGTGGATTACAGTGATTGGAGAGTTGTGAGGTTTTTCCGACTCATACTCATACTTAATGTATTTCTAAAGGTATTACTGATAAATATTGTGATTAAATGTCTAAGCTGGGGAAAGAGTCGGGTAGAATGTTGAGGTAAGTACCTGCTGATGACCATTGCAGTAATGATTGGTTCCCAGCCTGTGCGCAGCAGGAGTCGACTGGCTGGATGTCTGGAGGAGATCATCACCCACAGAGGGATCAGGCACAAAATCAACAGATCCACCAGGTACAGAACGTAGGGCTGCAGCTCTGTCCAGAGAAAAGAGTCTTTATTTAGACTTTCATTTCCATACTAATACATGATGGCTCTATGCTGTTTGTGAAACATGTGCAGCAGGAGGCATCTGCTGGTCAAAAGTGGAAACTGCTTGGGAGCGTGCTCAGAGAAAGACCAAGTGTTTAAAACGTTATCTGATCCTGAGCTTGTGTTACAGAATCAAATTGTCCTTGCTGTTACCTTCTCTTCAAGTTTCTGAAGAGAAGGTAACGTACGTCAGCCACGTGCCACTTTCATACTTTACTCAGGCTTTCATTTAGTTTATCTTTTTAACAACAATCAGTTTATATGCAATCTCAATGTCTTATATGTGCAATACTGTTACACTTTGTACATTCTTGAGGAATGAGGATCAGGGGTGGAACCacaattatttttcttcaatcGATTTGAATGTTGTATAGAGTAGTAGATTGCCAATTTCTCACACCATTATAAATCTTTTCGATCATGCCCTCAGTTCCAGGCTTTACTGTATTTCAAAGGCTCTGTTTCGGACTCCATTAGAATATACATTTCTTTATGCTGAATAGACGATGCTGTCATGTGAAGGCGTAGAGTTGCAAAATGAAATCTACATTGCCTGGTCCCGACCTGTATGGTGGGCTTCTGTCATCCCTTAAACTAAGATATAATCAGTGTTTAACATGCGTGCCAACTAACTACATGAGAGAAAAGCCCCTTTGTGAATTATATATGTCTTGTGTGTATCTtgtcttatcttgtcttatcttgtcttatcttgtcttatcttgtcttatcttatcttgtcttatcgTCATCTTTTACCTGAGATAGAGTAGAACCACCAACTGCTGCAGGCCAGCAAGGCCAGAGTGATGAGATCTCCAAAGCTGGCGGCCATGGGTGTGGCCACATTGTCAGGGTTGATCCCCAGTCGCATGCAGCCGAGGATCACTGCCACCATGATGATGCCTGGGCATGGTTAAAGACAGGGGGGAGTTCTCTATGTATTACGTGACTCTGAAGTCAGAACACGGATAAACTTTACTTTTACCATTTACATCCTTTTCAACAATGAAAATAAGACTATGTATCATGTCTTTATTCAAGTGTAACTCTAATGTTTTACttgtaaacagaaaacaatttGATTTGGAGAGACGAACTGTTTAAACTCTCCTTTTGTTAATAACTTCTGAACCAAGAGGATTTTTAATGTCATAGAG encodes the following:
- the slc41a2a gene encoding solute carrier family 41 member 2, giving the protein MVVSRSQDDQPPTRSQSQPSRSNPSSSQHSGSPQPHSSKENLLPVDTSLRIKPRELTETDYLLPDKLYGSSRVTESTAERDAVITSAPAESVCSLVLQILVPFLLAGFGTVSAGMLLNFVKDWDVFREVKEIFILVTAVLGMKGNLEMTLASRLSTAVNAGKMESAGEKWMMIVGNLALKQLQATVLGLLASVMATLLGWMAEGTIPFNHIVLLCSTSVSTAFIASMLQGIIMVAVILGCMRLGINPDNVATPMAASFGDLITLALLACSSWWFYSISELQPYVLYLVDLLILCLIPLWVMISSRHPASRLLLRTGWEPIITAMVISSIGGLILDKSMSNPNLAGLIIYAPVINGIGGNLVSIQASRLSTYLHLNFPPGDLPEERRGCYNPCRTFFGSGANNRSARILLVLVIPGQFLFLYTINLMKGDPRIPGPLLTVAFLSASLIQVFSLLCTADCMVHWLWRRRKDPDSYSIPYLTSLGDLLGTSLLALAFLMLWCIGD